From one Halosimplex rubrum genomic stretch:
- a CDS encoding glycoside hydrolase family 172 protein — MHGAFGLGGLLELRDERSRAITAENPDGDVGAGGQAASRLGPGRKGSPNVPIDAGETRTIADIDGPGVIKHIWITTPNELHSRAYLLRDLVLRMYWDGEDDPSVEVPLGDFFGCGHGRWCDLTSIPMTVGSSGGMNIYFPMPFRDRAEISVENDGPADIDGPRFFYQIDYSLVGNIDEETPYFHAQWRRSNPVTPGEDHVIVDGIEGEGHYVGTQFSWTALEENWWGEGEVKCFIDGDGEYPTICGTGAEDYVGGAWAFGDNETFSAPYLGYHQYEDGDDQVPLHGMYRWHVPDPIRFREDLRVTVQDIGHRGELFERSDDIATTAYWYQREPYGDFPDLPETEARRPR, encoded by the coding sequence ATGCATGGCGCATTCGGACTCGGCGGTCTCCTCGAACTGCGCGACGAACGGAGCCGGGCGATCACGGCGGAGAACCCGGACGGCGATGTCGGCGCCGGCGGACAGGCGGCGAGTCGCCTCGGGCCCGGACGGAAGGGAAGCCCGAACGTCCCGATCGACGCCGGCGAGACGCGGACGATCGCCGACATTGACGGCCCCGGCGTAATCAAGCATATCTGGATCACAACGCCGAACGAGCTGCACAGCCGCGCGTATCTGCTGCGAGATCTCGTCCTCAGGATGTACTGGGACGGCGAAGACGACCCGTCCGTCGAGGTTCCGCTCGGCGACTTCTTCGGCTGCGGTCACGGCCGCTGGTGTGACCTCACGTCGATACCGATGACGGTCGGATCCAGCGGCGGGATGAACATCTACTTCCCGATGCCGTTCCGCGACCGGGCGGAGATATCGGTCGAGAACGACGGGCCCGCCGACATCGACGGACCCCGTTTCTTCTACCAAATCGACTACTCCCTCGTCGGCAATATCGACGAAGAAACGCCGTATTTCCACGCGCAATGGCGTCGGTCAAATCCGGTCACGCCTGGTGAGGACCACGTCATCGTCGACGGGATCGAGGGGGAGGGTCACTACGTCGGGACGCAGTTCAGTTGGACGGCGCTCGAAGAGAACTGGTGGGGCGAAGGAGAGGTGAAGTGCTTCATCGACGGCGACGGCGAGTACCCGACCATCTGCGGGACGGGCGCCGAGGACTACGTCGGCGGCGCGTGGGCCTTCGGCGACAACGAGACGTTCAGCGCGCCGTATCTCGGCTACCACCAGTACGAGGACGGCGACGATCAGGTCCCGCTCCACGGGATGTACCGCTGGCACGTCCCTGACCCGATCCGCTTCCGGGAAGACCTGCGCGTGACCGTCCAGGACATCGGTCACCGTGGCGAACTCTTCGAACGCTCCGACGACATCGCGACGACCGCCTACTGGTACCAGCGCGAACCCTACGGCGACTTTCCCGACCTGCCCGAGACCGAGGCACGGCGGCCGCGGTAG
- a CDS encoding alpha-L-arabinofuranosidase C-terminal domain-containing protein, with translation MGREEIFIHRSGADSDRAAVAVDVETRLSSPVEPDLYAKFCEHLGRNIYHGMEAQILFNPTFGKWPFHAPGSDVAGGFKREYDLEAIESLVTDHDYHRNLPEVIDAEVTLDAYTDGVAFGWMYAGDAERVIASPDVGPTGNQAQRVETTDVAADRPAGLRQWTALPHHRTRGFECRVKARAKAATDLTLSLSVVGEDGTTGEALAAETVSLDEEWTTHEPTLELPAEADFDDDTVFEFALTTTEPANVVVERALLYPDDHVDYADPEVIEFLRERELPLLRWPGGNFVSGYHWRDGVGPVDERPTKPNPAWGGLEYNLFGTDEFMRFCENVGCEPMICVNAGDGTPEEAAKWVEYCNGDPDETEMGALRAENGHPEPYDVTYWEVGNELYGEWQVNWTTKDGYADRYQRFHDAMTAVDPDIRLQAIGDLRGEQFNDWNEHLLAEAGESVRALTQHILAGGAVDETTDPDELFHAFMGFSEQLGERFKRLEALLRDAGIDDPRIAITELQLFATFTGDDADGADEADPHAADGASALSPETMPTPQTISEALYDATIIHECIRTGGLVEMITHSATVNHGGGLQKERERVWADPCYYGHAMGAPLWGGTPVGVELECATISTEYTFREIDPVEDVPALDVMAVLSPDESSLTLMIVNCASRGEPVSLSVDTGAFNAAAEVDRVTLSAETMHAENTRDEPERVTPESSTVTLSDDDPTVTIEPYSLTRLTFERVEE, from the coding sequence ATGGGACGCGAGGAGATATTCATCCATCGTTCCGGAGCGGACTCGGATCGCGCCGCCGTCGCCGTCGACGTCGAGACACGACTGTCGTCGCCGGTCGAGCCGGACCTGTACGCGAAGTTCTGCGAACACCTGGGTCGGAATATCTACCACGGGATGGAGGCGCAGATCCTGTTCAACCCGACCTTCGGGAAGTGGCCGTTCCACGCGCCGGGCAGCGACGTGGCCGGCGGATTCAAACGCGAGTACGACCTGGAGGCAATTGAGTCGCTGGTCACCGACCACGACTATCACCGCAACCTCCCCGAGGTCATCGACGCGGAGGTCACGCTCGACGCCTACACTGACGGCGTCGCGTTCGGCTGGATGTACGCGGGCGACGCCGAACGGGTCATCGCAAGTCCGGACGTCGGCCCGACGGGCAACCAGGCCCAGCGCGTCGAAACGACCGACGTAGCGGCCGACCGCCCCGCGGGACTCCGACAGTGGACCGCGCTCCCACATCACCGGACGCGCGGCTTCGAGTGTCGGGTGAAAGCGCGAGCGAAGGCAGCGACCGATCTCACGCTCTCGCTGTCGGTCGTCGGCGAAGACGGGACGACGGGCGAGGCCCTCGCAGCGGAGACCGTCTCGCTCGACGAGGAGTGGACGACCCACGAGCCGACGCTCGAACTCCCGGCCGAGGCGGACTTCGACGACGATACGGTCTTCGAGTTCGCGCTCACGACTACCGAGCCGGCAAACGTCGTCGTCGAGCGCGCGCTCCTCTACCCCGACGACCACGTCGACTACGCCGACCCCGAGGTGATCGAGTTCCTCCGTGAGCGGGAACTACCCCTGCTGCGTTGGCCAGGCGGGAACTTCGTCTCCGGGTATCACTGGCGCGACGGGGTCGGACCGGTCGACGAGCGGCCGACGAAGCCCAACCCGGCGTGGGGCGGGTTGGAGTACAACCTGTTCGGAACGGACGAGTTTATGCGCTTTTGCGAGAACGTCGGCTGCGAACCGATGATCTGCGTCAACGCCGGCGACGGGACGCCCGAGGAAGCCGCCAAGTGGGTCGAGTACTGTAACGGCGACCCCGACGAGACCGAGATGGGCGCGCTCCGGGCCGAGAACGGCCATCCCGAACCCTACGACGTCACCTACTGGGAAGTCGGCAACGAGCTGTACGGCGAGTGGCAGGTGAACTGGACCACGAAGGACGGCTACGCGGACCGCTACCAGCGGTTCCACGACGCCATGACGGCCGTCGATCCGGATATCCGACTGCAGGCCATCGGCGACCTGCGAGGCGAGCAGTTCAACGACTGGAACGAGCACCTGCTCGCCGAGGCGGGCGAGTCGGTCCGCGCGCTCACGCAGCACATCCTCGCCGGTGGGGCCGTCGACGAGACCACAGACCCCGACGAACTGTTCCACGCGTTCATGGGGTTCTCAGAGCAACTCGGCGAGCGCTTCAAGCGGCTCGAAGCGCTGCTGCGCGACGCCGGAATCGACGACCCCCGGATCGCGATCACGGAGCTGCAACTGTTCGCCACGTTCACCGGTGACGACGCGGACGGCGCCGACGAAGCAGACCCCCACGCAGCCGACGGTGCGAGCGCACTCTCACCGGAGACGATGCCGACCCCCCAAACCATCAGCGAAGCGCTCTACGACGCGACAATTATCCACGAGTGCATCCGAACGGGAGGCCTCGTGGAGATGATCACTCACTCCGCGACGGTGAATCACGGCGGCGGCCTCCAGAAAGAGCGAGAGCGCGTGTGGGCCGATCCGTGTTATTACGGCCACGCGATGGGCGCACCGCTGTGGGGCGGAACGCCGGTCGGAGTCGAACTGGAGTGCGCCACGATCTCGACCGAGTACACGTTCCGGGAGATCGACCCCGTCGAAGACGTGCCGGCGCTCGACGTGATGGCCGTGCTCTCACCCGACGAGTCGTCGCTCACGCTGATGATCGTCAACTGCGCGAGTCGCGGGGAACCGGTCTCGCTCTCGGTCGACACAGGCGCGTTCAACGCTGCGGCCGAAGTCGACCGGGTGACGCTCTCGGCCGAGACGATGCACGCAGAGAACACGCGAGATGAACCCGAGCGGGTCACTCCGGAGTCCTCGACGGTCACACTGTCCGACGACGATCCGACCGTGACGATCGAGCCGTACTCGCTCACGCGACTCACGTTCGAGCGGGTCGAGGAGTAG
- a CDS encoding IclR family transcriptional regulator domain-containing protein: MLAHLPEEKVDSILSKRGISGMTDRSITSREELESELRHIREQGFAVNDEEEHRNYKGIARPILVDEGI; encoded by the coding sequence ATTCTCGCCCACCTCCCGGAGGAGAAGGTCGATTCGATACTATCGAAGCGCGGGATATCTGGAATGACAGACCGATCGATCACGAGCAGGGAGGAACTTGAGAGCGAACTACGACACATCCGCGAACAGGGTTTCGCGGTCAATGACGAGGAAGAACACAGGAACTACAAAGGGATCGCGCGGCCCATCCTCGTCGACGAGGGGATCTAG
- a CDS encoding SDR family NAD(P)-dependent oxidoreductase produces the protein MAEAGRVGSPRLVRPVVICRIVETSNQTAADPRNMPYDLADTTAVVTGAGRGNGRETAKLLADDGASVVVNDIEGEVAETVAETIRDGGGEAVGVEADVSDEVTVEAMFDAAAEEFGTVDVLVNNAGIGQGDRFMNKPDGSDFRRNLEIHLFGAIHCTRAALDGMVEQGYGKIVNLTSIHTKNGVGMSPQYDVAKFSLLGLTKSLALELGREGIRVNAVAPGWVNTRMTEGFDPETREQITSQNPLGRFAEPEDIAQAIAFLCAPASDYVNGHELRVDGGQVPIDSWKHRYE, from the coding sequence TTGGCCGAGGCGGGAAGGGTCGGATCGCCTAGGCTCGTTCGCCCGGTCGTGATCTGCCGAATCGTCGAAACGTCTAACCAAACGGCCGCCGATCCGAGAAACATGCCGTACGACCTCGCAGACACGACAGCAGTAGTGACGGGAGCGGGACGCGGGAACGGACGCGAGACGGCAAAACTACTCGCGGACGACGGCGCGAGCGTCGTCGTCAACGACATCGAAGGCGAGGTCGCAGAGACCGTAGCTGAGACGATCCGCGACGGCGGCGGCGAGGCCGTCGGCGTCGAAGCGGATGTGAGCGACGAGGTTACCGTCGAGGCAATGTTCGACGCCGCGGCCGAGGAGTTCGGAACCGTCGACGTTCTCGTGAACAACGCCGGGATCGGACAGGGGGATCGCTTCATGAACAAGCCGGACGGGTCGGACTTCAGACGCAACCTCGAAATCCATCTCTTCGGCGCGATACACTGCACGCGGGCGGCGCTCGATGGGATGGTCGAGCAGGGATACGGAAAGATCGTGAACCTCACCTCGATCCACACGAAGAACGGCGTCGGCATGTCCCCGCAGTACGACGTGGCGAAGTTCAGCCTCTTGGGGCTCACGAAATCACTCGCGCTCGAACTCGGCCGCGAAGGGATCCGCGTCAACGCCGTCGCCCCCGGCTGGGTGAATACCCGCATGACGGAGGGATTCGATCCGGAGACGCGCGAGCAGATCACGAGTCAGAACCCCCTCGGTCGGTTCGCAGAGCCCGAGGACATCGCGCAGGCCATCGCCTTCCTGTGCGCGCCGGCGAGCGATTACGTCAACGGCCACGAACTCCGCGTCGACGGCGGCCAGGTGCCCATCGACAGCTGGAAACACCGCTACGAGTGA
- a CDS encoding sulfatase family protein: MPDQPNVLWICTDQQRADTLGCYGNDFVETPNIDELASSGVRFDRAYAQSPVCTPSRASFLTGRYPRTTGVRGNGYPIPESETLVTRRLADEGYVCGLSGKLHVNPAHPDSDDLPMGERRIDDGYADFQWSHGTTHPSPVNEYQRWLLEEGVEYEERPVGDCEHVTVGMPPEHHQTTWCARKAESFIERAAEDDEPWLYSVNPFDPHHAFVAPDGYLQRYLDRLDEIPLPDYEPGELDDKPPWYRECHEGAYANENLFPFEEMDERDHRLVIAAYWAMCDLIDDAVGRLLDALERTGQREDTLVIFTSDHGELLGEHGIYLKGAFFYEESLRVPLIVSGPEIESGVETDALVELVDLAPTLMEAAGQEVPRAMQGESLWPLLTGETDADTHRESVYAEAYDTVHWQAPTDYSTMVRTNDHKLVRHHRAETGELYDLAADPAERENRWDDPDYADVRSDLLARLADRMAETADPLPERRTPW; this comes from the coding sequence ATGCCAGACCAGCCGAACGTCCTCTGGATCTGCACCGATCAGCAACGCGCCGACACGCTGGGGTGTTACGGGAATGACTTCGTGGAGACGCCGAACATCGACGAACTCGCGAGTTCGGGCGTCAGGTTCGACCGGGCGTACGCCCAGAGCCCCGTCTGTACGCCGAGCCGCGCGAGCTTTCTCACCGGACGGTATCCGCGGACGACGGGCGTCCGCGGCAACGGCTATCCGATCCCGGAGTCGGAGACGCTCGTCACGCGGCGACTCGCCGACGAGGGATACGTCTGCGGTCTTTCGGGGAAACTGCACGTCAACCCGGCCCACCCCGACAGCGACGACCTGCCGATGGGCGAGCGACGCATCGACGACGGGTACGCCGACTTCCAGTGGTCCCACGGGACGACCCACCCCTCACCGGTGAACGAGTACCAGCGGTGGCTCCTGGAAGAGGGCGTCGAGTACGAGGAGCGCCCCGTCGGGGACTGCGAGCACGTGACCGTCGGGATGCCCCCGGAGCACCATCAGACGACTTGGTGCGCCCGAAAGGCGGAGTCGTTCATCGAGCGCGCAGCCGAGGACGACGAGCCGTGGCTGTACTCGGTCAACCCCTTCGACCCACACCACGCGTTCGTCGCACCCGATGGTTACCTCCAGCGTTACCTCGACAGACTGGACGAGATCCCCCTCCCGGACTACGAACCGGGCGAACTCGACGACAAGCCCCCGTGGTACCGCGAGTGCCACGAGGGGGCGTACGCCAACGAGAACCTATTCCCCTTCGAGGAGATGGACGAGCGCGACCATCGGCTCGTGATCGCCGCCTACTGGGCGATGTGCGACCTGATCGACGACGCGGTCGGCCGGCTGCTCGACGCGCTGGAGCGGACGGGACAGCGCGAGGACACACTCGTGATCTTCACGTCGGATCACGGGGAACTGCTCGGCGAGCACGGCATCTACCTGAAAGGTGCCTTCTTCTACGAGGAGTCGCTCAGAGTCCCGCTGATCGTCTCGGGGCCGGAAATCGAGTCGGGCGTCGAGACCGACGCGCTCGTCGAGCTCGTTGACCTCGCGCCAACGCTGATGGAAGCGGCCGGACAGGAGGTCCCGCGGGCGATGCAGGGCGAGTCGCTGTGGCCGCTCCTGACCGGGGAGACGGACGCCGACACCCACCGCGAGTCCGTCTACGCGGAAGCGTACGACACGGTCCACTGGCAGGCGCCTACCGACTACTCGACGATGGTCCGGACGAACGACCACAAACTCGTCCGCCACCACCGGGCCGAGACCGGCGAGCTCTACGACCTCGCGGCTGACCCGGCCGAGCGGGAGAACCGCTGGGACGACCCCGACTATGCTGACGTGCGCTCGGACCTCCTGGCGAGACTCGCCGACAGGATGGCAGAGACGGCCGACCCGCTCCCGGAACGGCGGACGCCGTGGTGA
- a CDS encoding sulfatase family protein, whose amino-acid sequence MAEDRPNIIFINTDQQRMDTIRALGADHMDTPNLDRLAEEGVTFTDCHITAPSCAPSRASLFTGHYPHTTGIYRNGDRWTRSWVEDLSESGYYTVNVGKMHTAPYETPMGFDERYPVENKDRYLGDMPAGEPPLPGEKFYLDEWDRAMQARGILKQQREFYRQWEDYEERLGAFEWELPEDTHPDVFVGNFATRWLDHMPRLEQPLFMEIGFPGPHPPFDPTPEYAKEYMDRDLPLPTAPESDLENQPEALQALRRHHQGVDHDSVTHDVEASEEELHRQRAYYYANVAMIDEKVGDIMDALEANGYDDTVVVFTSDHGEMLGDHGHIQKWTMYDEVTNVPMMVWSPGRFDADTVDDLVSLFDLGPTMLELADAPVDDSMEAESLVPALEGDEEWSGREYVYAEHARDGILQETEFMTMIRSDDWKLVHFVDSDEGQLFDLTEDPEETDNRWNDPDAQEVKRELLDQLLTWRIRSGVQTADWAADFR is encoded by the coding sequence ATGGCTGAGGATCGGCCGAATATCATCTTTATCAACACGGATCAGCAGCGGATGGACACGATCCGGGCGCTCGGCGCCGACCACATGGACACGCCCAACCTCGACCGACTGGCCGAGGAGGGGGTCACGTTCACCGACTGCCACATTACGGCGCCGTCGTGTGCGCCCTCGCGTGCCAGCCTGTTCACCGGCCACTACCCGCACACGACGGGCATCTATCGGAACGGCGACCGCTGGACGCGCTCGTGGGTCGAGGACCTCTCGGAGAGCGGGTACTACACGGTCAACGTCGGCAAGATGCACACGGCGCCGTACGAGACGCCGATGGGGTTCGACGAGCGCTACCCCGTCGAGAATAAAGACCGCTACCTGGGGGACATGCCCGCCGGCGAGCCGCCGCTGCCGGGGGAGAAGTTCTACCTCGACGAGTGGGACCGCGCGATGCAAGCGCGCGGGATCCTCAAGCAACAGCGGGAATTCTATCGGCAGTGGGAGGACTACGAGGAGCGACTGGGCGCCTTCGAGTGGGAACTGCCCGAGGACACACATCCCGACGTGTTCGTCGGCAACTTCGCGACGCGGTGGCTCGATCACATGCCGCGGCTCGAACAACCACTGTTCATGGAGATCGGCTTCCCCGGGCCGCACCCCCCGTTCGACCCCACCCCCGAATACGCCAAGGAGTACATGGACAGAGACCTCCCGTTGCCGACCGCGCCCGAGTCGGATCTGGAGAACCAGCCCGAGGCGCTGCAGGCGCTCCGGCGGCACCATCAGGGGGTCGACCACGACTCCGTCACGCACGACGTGGAGGCGAGCGAGGAGGAACTGCATCGCCAGCGCGCCTACTACTACGCGAACGTCGCGATGATCGACGAGAAGGTCGGCGACATCATGGACGCGCTGGAAGCCAACGGGTACGACGACACGGTGGTCGTCTTCACCTCGGACCACGGCGAGATGCTCGGCGATCACGGCCACATCCAGAAGTGGACGATGTACGACGAGGTGACGAACGTCCCGATGATGGTCTGGTCGCCGGGCCGCTTCGACGCCGATACCGTCGACGACCTCGTCTCGCTGTTCGACCTCGGCCCGACGATGCTCGAACTCGCGGACGCTCCCGTCGACGACTCGATGGAGGCGGAGTCGCTCGTCCCGGCGCTGGAGGGCGACGAGGAGTGGTCCGGGCGCGAGTACGTCTACGCCGAGCACGCCCGCGACGGCATCCTCCAGGAGACGGAGTTCATGACGATGATCCGCAGCGACGACTGGAAGCTCGTCCACTTCGTCGACTCCGATGAAGGGCAGCTGTTCGACCTGACCGAGGACCCCGAGGAGACGGACAACCGGTGGAACGACCCCGACGCCCAAGAGGTCAAGCGCGAACTCCTCGACCAGCTGCTGACCTGGCGCATCCGGAGCGGCGTCCAGACGGCCGACTGGGCCGCGGACTTCCGCTGA
- a CDS encoding sulfatase family protein — protein sequence MPDVQNVVVVMTDQQRADACAREGFPLDTTPFLDDLARDGAWFDRAYTSTPVCAPARASFLTGRFPTATNVWLNQQQDAASYERDLFDVANDAGFETALIGKNHSYLGPEAADHWVQYGHWGAQSETAEAAMTEADEEWEAWMADLSLFNGGGGWTADPTPTPVETQCAHRCISRAREWIESLDDDQPFFTWLSLPEPHNPYQVPEPYFSLFPPEELPPVEVGPEGLDGKRFKWRWLREIGVARALREAPDADYDEEVLPRLRSLYYGMCRTVDDQVRRFVEFLDEAGLREGTLLVFVSDHGDFVGQYGLMRKGVDLPEGTTRIPMIFDGPGVEPDPDPRDAHVSLVDVFPTICEAVGAEMPPGVQGRSLWPLLTGERDGDAFTSVYAECGYGGRHATPDDVPPLDEASKNELNEHTQTGRTAMVRRDDWKLVVDMQDGPELYDLAADPAETTDLSDDPDHATVLREMLGEFASWSLHVRDSLPEVYPIREHQSAFGDDLV from the coding sequence ATGCCCGACGTGCAGAACGTCGTCGTCGTGATGACCGACCAGCAGCGAGCGGACGCCTGCGCCCGCGAGGGGTTCCCGCTCGACACGACGCCGTTTCTCGACGACCTCGCCCGCGACGGTGCGTGGTTCGACCGCGCGTACACGTCGACGCCGGTGTGCGCGCCGGCGCGGGCCAGTTTTCTGACCGGCCGCTTCCCGACCGCGACGAACGTCTGGCTCAACCAGCAACAGGACGCCGCCAGCTACGAGCGAGACCTCTTCGACGTCGCGAACGACGCCGGGTTCGAGACGGCGCTGATCGGCAAGAACCACAGCTATCTCGGCCCCGAGGCGGCCGACCACTGGGTGCAGTACGGCCACTGGGGAGCACAGAGCGAGACCGCCGAAGCGGCGATGACCGAGGCGGACGAGGAGTGGGAAGCGTGGATGGCAGACCTATCGCTGTTCAACGGCGGCGGCGGGTGGACTGCGGACCCGACTCCGACGCCCGTGGAGACGCAATGCGCTCACCGCTGTATCTCCCGTGCTCGAGAGTGGATCGAGTCGCTTGACGACGACCAGCCGTTTTTCACCTGGCTGTCGCTGCCCGAACCGCACAACCCCTACCAGGTGCCCGAGCCGTACTTCTCACTGTTCCCGCCCGAGGAGTTACCCCCGGTTGAGGTCGGGCCGGAGGGACTGGACGGTAAGCGGTTCAAGTGGCGCTGGCTCCGCGAGATCGGCGTCGCGCGAGCGCTGAGAGAGGCGCCCGACGCCGACTACGACGAGGAGGTCCTGCCGCGATTGCGCTCGCTGTACTACGGGATGTGCCGGACGGTCGACGACCAGGTTCGCCGGTTCGTCGAGTTCCTCGACGAGGCAGGCCTGCGCGAGGGAACGCTGCTCGTCTTCGTCTCCGACCACGGCGACTTCGTCGGCCAGTACGGCCTGATGCGCAAAGGCGTCGACCTGCCCGAGGGGACGACTCGCATCCCGATGATCTTCGACGGGCCCGGCGTGGAACCGGACCCCGATCCCCGCGACGCGCACGTCTCGCTGGTCGACGTCTTCCCGACGATCTGCGAGGCCGTCGGTGCCGAGATGCCGCCGGGCGTGCAGGGGCGGAGCCTCTGGCCGCTCCTGACCGGCGAGCGCGACGGCGACGCCTTCACGAGCGTCTACGCCGAGTGCGGATATGGCGGTCGGCACGCGACGCCCGACGACGTCCCGCCCCTCGACGAGGCGTCGAAGAACGAACTGAACGAGCACACCCAGACCGGCCGAACCGCCATGGTGCGACGGGACGACTGGAAACTCGTCGTCGACATGCAGGACGGTCCGGAGCTGTACGACCTCGCCGCCGATCCCGCCGAGACGACCGACCTGAGTGACGATCCCGATCATGCGACCGTCCTGCGGGAGATGCTCGGCGAGTTCGCGTCGTGGTCGCTGCACGTTCGCGATTCACTCCCCGAGGTATATCCGATCAGGGAGCACCAGTCCGCGTTCGGCGACGACCTTGTCTGA